TGGATTAGTCTCGGCTGCAGCTGTTTCTGTGTCCattctgtcttctttttcttttgcttgttCGTTAAAAGGTGCATCTTCCGccattttgtctttcatttttggcGCCAAATATCTTTCCCATCGTTCCATGCGTCAATACCGGTTCCCTGTTCCGTGACGTAACGCAATACTTCTTACCGTGAAGGAGTTAGGAGAGTTAGCTACTCAGGCTGGGTACAATTTGTCGTAGCaagaagaattaaaaaaactcAATGACCTCGGAAGTGCGAAAAGACGTTTTAATTTTACTCGATCCGACTTTATGATCATGATCTTAGTCCCAttcgtttctttttccatagttagtagaggggactACTAACTATGCTTTTTCCCACAGTGCTTACCTGCCTACGGACCACTGTGCATCATGGGTAATCAGGGCAACATGAAAGGAGATTCAAAGGTTTGTATGGAAATTCAGGACAAGATAAACCGTTCATGACTCCACTTTTCTAGACTTTTGCCTtcataaaccaaaaaaataagtttatgTTCGCAACTGAGATGATTTGGTTGCAGTATTTATTTCTTGGAGAATCCTAATTTAAATTACTGCCGGCTTTTTCCCATACATTCactgtaattaattttgtgcctTTAGAGTATTTGCAGAAAATTTGTGGTAGGGACTTCGTTTATTGAATTTATCTCTCCTGGTTACCCATTATGCAATCAAGAACATGAACTTGGACAGCGTTTTTCACACATTCGTGTCAATGTACAGGAGTTCATGACTTGAAAAGTTTGTAGCAATCTCTTGCAAGCACCTTTGCAATTGCATTGTCATTTCCCACTATGGAAAAAGGCCGGAATGTCTCCAGAACTCGAGATCAGAGGCGTTGTGATAATGACTTTAGTGGAGGCCAACATTGTGCCTCGATACTGCGAATACCACGTGCTGAAAAAAGGGGTGCTTGCATGGTCTAAATCAGGGTTTACAACTATCCATCTTTATAGCTAAAGAATGTTGCACGTGCTTCCTCCAACACAATGCACTACTTGAGAGCTTCAAACTATGTTGTAACTTGTCTTGTGTCTTCATCAGGGTGGCTTGCCTGCCAAACCAACCAGACATTTGGGTGGAACTATTCCAAAACCATCCTCACCAACAGGCTTTACCATTGATGCCTTGGCTTTGAAGCTTGGCACATTAAATCTGCCACTAGGCTCTTATTGCATTGTGATATTGACAGCCTTTTACCTGACCCCTATCTACACATcatcattaaaaataaatgctaatttaGCAAGTTTATAAGGGGTTTCGTGAAACAGCTTTAGGTCGCCCCTGATGAAGACACTAGAGTGCCCAAGCGTTTGGTCTTGAATCTTTTTAAGTTGCACTCATTTTAAACTTGAGTAGCAAAGTTATAATGTCTCACAAGAAGGACACCTTATCACAAGTTATGTGAAAGCCACTGTTAAACTCTCTCTCTTGGTCAAGTTGGCTAGGTCTCCATCTTTCAAAATGACATTTctcatttatttaaatttattaaaaaccaAACAACAGATATCggatttccagcattttcattggctcacTGAAAACAGGCTATCAGTTCATATACCTGCTGTACCTAATATGGTCAAGGAATCCATCAGCAATAAGGCGagcagaaaacatttttgcagctctgaggaaaaaaaacagccGACAAAAGCTGTTTTGGACCACAATGAAATCAACAAGGAAGAGTTATTGACCCTGAAGtttttaatgaaataattattctactcgggcttgctggatataaAATGATAATGCCTCGTTGATAATCTATCTCGTCATATCCAGTCTGCCCTCATAGAGCAATAATTACTCTTCATTTTAATATACACAACATACAATCCAGGATATCAAATGCCCCcacaattttaaaatgtggAAACTAAAATTTAGAGGAGATAAGGAGTACCAGTACAGGTATTACAAATTCAAGTCTTTTGAACATGTACACTTTGTCCATGAAGTAGACTAAAGCTGTTCCAGAATCTAAAGGTCTCCAATTCGTATagaacacacaaaaaaaaaacaatagaccTAATCAGCTAACTCGatcagtgttgtacccaattcaaatctcgcggggttaaaattctttgtgtgttgcatttgcattagaatgtggcattcacatttaaatgatatggaaatgtctgaaacaaaacgttttattcccaaagggtttgaattgggtacaacattgagttagccgattaggtctattgtGATATATAGTAAATTGTAATTAAGATGAAAAAGAATAGAAGATTAAAAAGACTACAACATACAAAGTATGACTGCATTTAAATGTAACGAATGGGTAATttctgcaacaaaaaaatgcttgaaTGGTTATAAAGTGCAAGATGAGCTATAAGTATGTAGCCAGTTAAGGCTTAAAGAATTCCAAGACAGagcaaaaatttgaaacattaGAAAATTTCATTCCTTTGAACCTCATCAGTTGGGTTACACAATTTTGAGAGAttccaacaaaaaaattgaaacatttcagGTTTTTGCTCTGAGCCTTGGAATTATATTAACATTTATGTCTCTTCCAGAGCAGAAATTAAACACTTTCAGTGAAGTATGCAAGTGTCATCTAAAAACATTGCTGgacaaattaataataattattatataaataacCTGTATTACATATTGAAGCTTAAGGTATAAAAATATGCCTTGGGCATATTATATGCAACGTGATTGGAAAGTAATCattttattctattttctcgacaaaacagaaataagaCTATAACTACTTTGGCAACATCGCTGGCCATCTTTGTCTGTGTAATCATGGTTAAACAACCAgttctaaaaacaaaaaatcccCACCATGCATAATCTCGCAGTCTAATATTCTTCACTGGTGGAAGTTTGGCATTGACCAACTCAAAAGCTTCATAAGCTACTTTGGTCACACTGTGCGACATCTGCTTTTCACCACTTTTGTAATTTAGTTTGCTGTTTTATGTCTCTACTCTTGTAAAACACTCTAAAGTAGAAATGTTTGTAAACAGTGCAAAATAGAATAAACTGAACTAAACTAAAACTGAAAACTTTGTATCATTAAATACATTTTGCTTCAATTGTGTGatagcagcagcagcaacagGGAATTCACCTGGTCTTGAATGAATCAATATCCTCGCTCCACATCCACAAGAAATTTGAGTTGTTCGCCTCTTTCGTACAAAGAAAcgttttcagaaaaaaaatctgccaACTTAAAGAAAGTTTAAATCATTAATGTCATATTTACAATCTGATCTGAATTGAAGCTCAAGTTCTTTGTTATATTTAATAAAAGTATCTGCCAATTTTAAGCACCCTATATCTTCTATTCATGACTAAGTTTTCAGAATGCATGTATCAGAACATTAGCAGATGAAtgctaacaaaaaaatagtagTCATATTTCGTCTGATTTCCAAAACTGGCAGAAgagtattaaaaaaaatataattgcaAGTGCCAACACATGCTTTATAGCATGCTTTTAATAAAAGTTTGCCTACAAAGCCAACATAGGCTCTGATGGTTCCATTCTTTATATGAGAAGTGAGCTATACCATTTATTCATTCCTGCAAACCAGAGTAAGGAACCTATGAGTACAGATGATAAGCAGTGGCAATATTTGCAATGGGATCCAAAATGAATGaccattaattattaatagatCACTAATTTTGGAGCCTTTTGCGAGCAATGCAATTAACATACAACTTTTAAACAACTTTCACTTAAGTGAACTTTATTGTCTCGACTGACCTGCTCTGGAAATGACACTGAAGCTATATGAGGTGTAATTACAACCTGAGGTTTCTCCCACAAGGCACTTTCCTTTGGCAGCGGTTCAGCTTCAAAGACATCAAGAATTGCCCCAGATATCCATCCTTGGTCCAATGCATAAACAAGACTCTTTTCATCAATTATGTCTCCTCTTCCAACATTAATAAAAACTGGAGAATTATCTTTTCCACTTTCTAGCACATTTCCTGATAGCAAATTTTTTGTTGCAGGTGTACTTGGCAATATGTTGCAAACAAAATCACATGATTGCAGCACTTCAGGGAGATTTGACATGGTCCTATATTGGTCCACACAAGATCTCTTCTGAGCCTTCTCTTGACATCCTACACCCCATACAGTCATACCAAGGGATTTACATGCTTCAGCTACCACTCTTCCAATATCTCCAAGTCCTAAAATCCCTATGCTCAGTTCTGACATCAAACGGTATTTGTATTCCCTTCTCCAGATTTCATCCCTTcaagaaagataaaaacagACAAAGGAGAATGTGTATTTCTCACTTTTCTCCCATAGGTCATTTCCAGCTAACTGATCATATTTGCAAGCATAGGtcagttttaaattttcatgacTAGAGAATGCTGCTTTATCTATAGACTGCCATTGAACGGCTTTTAAAGATTCTGGTCAATTTTCCAAATGTAGGAAATCATTGGTGACCCAAATAAGAGATGAATTTTGATTGTctaattttcacattttatcAAAATGTCACTACAATGTTCAGAATACACATTGAATTACCTAAACAAGGAAGATCAAACTTTTGGCcctcatattttttttctttccaacaGGACTATAATTCAGTTAAAGAATAGTTTGTTTGTTACTCAATTCAGCTTGTGCCAAAGTGAGAGATCAGTTCTATTCTATTAACttaagttaagccctgttagGTGAGGTGAATAATTAGATGGGTCACCACCCTGTCCTCCCTAGAGGGTAAGTCGGGCATTGGGGGTAGTCCGTCACGCCTCCCTGAGCTCTGTGATCATTGTACATCAGCTGAGTTTAATCCAAGTTCAACATGACTCCAGTAGTTTTATTCCAGGCACTCCAGTTTCCTACCTCACTAAAATTCAACTCATGACAGTTGGGACTCAAGACATCTCAAGCCGTACAGAATCCAATATTGATAGCAGTTTGCACAAGTGAAGAGGTCATCTTGTTAAAACTACATATTAGAgtctattttttcttttttttggtagggaatttttttcctcagttttCCATGCATTCATTTAATAGAGTTTGAAGGCAAAGAATGCTTACAATCTAAACTCATTCTTTCAGTCTCCTTGTTTAAAGACaataatatttcatatataatcATATATCTCTCAATGGAACCACTCTTTAACACACCCATCCCCAAATCAATCTTCAGCCTCCATAGGTGTTGCACCCGGAAACAACATTCCATGCAGGGAGAGAGGGGAAAGAGGAAAGGGCAAGCCAAACACATACTGTGAATACACTAAGTACTTTTAAGTCTCCAAACACTTTTGACCAAGATTGTAGTTTTAAATTATCTTAATCAAAACTTCTCTTCTTGTTACCCATAGTTACTGTAGCACATATCTTAACCATTTGTGTCTTTGTTGATTAGCTCTTTGCAATCCTCTTTCCCATGATATAATATGGCCAGTAACATAATGGGCCACAAGTAATCTTAATTAATCACAACTCCTGAGTCTTCTTGTTGCCCATAATAGCACGTATTATCTTTGCCATTTGTGTCTCCGTTTATTAGCTTACATTTTTTGCAATCCTCTTTCCCATGATATAATATGGCCAGTAACATAATGCGCCACAAATAATCTTAATTAATCACAACTTCTCTTCTTGTTGCCCGTAGTAGCACATATTATCTTTACCATTTGTGTGTCTGCTGATCAGCCcgcatttttttaaatcctcTTTCCCAAGATATAATATGGCCAATAACATACTGTGCAAGATGGGGGCCAAACACCCCACCAAATCTTGTCACAGCATATGATCCTGCTGGTTGCTGGCTGATCTTCTCAATGACTTGATCCACTCCAGCCGATGTGAGTTGAAGCCATTCGAGTTGCAGCAGTTTAGAGGGGTGCCATGCCATCTTAAAAtcagcaacaacaattttgGCATCTTGCAACTTATCTATCTCAATCAGAAAGgaattttaagaaaacaacaaataataaaccattatataattatattgttttcaaattcggcaaaataatattaattataaaAGTCTTCCAAGAACAAAAGCTGCATGATGATAAACAGCTGAAAGCAAAAGCAGAAACAACCGAAATTATGGCAGGCCCTTCATCTTCCAATCTATAAATAAGACGCCATTTATTAAGAAGTGCAAAATAGAAATGagataagaaaatggtttgaacccaggagtaacataccttcattgaaaaagatcatctgggtgattggactctgaagatggcttccgcaaaggttgtcgaaatgtcagtcatgaacaacagtccttctcaggactccaatcacccagatgatctttttcaattaagGTATGAAATAAgatatataaaaaataaaaaaaaaagatttttcctttttttttttggattggAGCTTGTTCAGGACGTTATCATAGTTGAGATTCGTATCTGGAGACTAAGATATCTCCCAAGAGATACTGATGTATGAGGTGTAATTATGATAGAAGGACAATAGTATAATCTAATcaattattaaataataataatattgtttacgTCTACCCATGAGTTATCAATggttataatccatcaaatattttcgctcgcgcgcgattggtctaaacgcgtcacgtgggcgaatattccccagctaaaactggggaatatccgaggatattccccaatttttaaaaccgatggataataaacacaatagcctcaatttggctgcgaaaatatgctcggatatttgtccttggacattatctgttcctcgaagctcacagttttcctcgagcttcgccctcggaaaactgttcgcttctcggaacagataatgtccgcggacaaatatccgagcatattttctttttttaatttttaattaaaatgcaCTCTATAAACCTTCGCTGCATCCAACAGGAACGTTGATTATTTCCACATGCGGCAATCGCTTCGAGAGGTAGCTGGCAAGGTTAGGAACCGCAGAGCACACGTAAACAGCCGTTACTTTTCTCAGGCCAGACGCAGCCGCCATTTTCCCCAGATGCGCCACACCTCGTTTCCAGGCCTTAGTTCTTGGCTTCAGCCATTGTAAGGAATTGTTCGAGCAAGATCTCATTGAAAGACAGTTATTTCGCATTCGTACAGTTACGATAATGCATCGCTAGGATGCTGTTTCCTGTTTGGCCACAAAGCGCTATCCTGTAATTGATCCTTAGG
This sequence is a window from Acropora palmata chromosome 9, jaAcrPala1.3, whole genome shotgun sequence. Protein-coding genes within it:
- the LOC141892135 gene encoding glyoxylate/hydroxypyruvate reductase A-like isoform X1, which encodes MRNNCLSMRSCSNNSLQWLKPRTKAWKRGVAHLGKMAAASGLRKVTAVYVCSAVPNLASYLSKRLPHVEIINVPVGCSEDKLQDAKIVVADFKMAWHPSKLLQLEWLQLTSAGVDQVIEKISQQPAGSYAVTRFGGVFGPHLAQYVIGHIISWERGFKKMRADQQTHKWDEIWRREYKYRLMSELSIGILGLGDIGRVVAEACKSLGMTVWGVGCQEKAQKRSCVDQYRTMSNLPEVLQSCDFVCNILPSTPATKNLLSGNVLESGKDNSPVFINVGRGDIIDEKSLVYALDQGWISGAILDVFEAEPLPKESALWEKPQVVITPHIASVSFPEQIFFLKTFLCTKEANNSNFLWMWSEDIDSFKTRQATLMKTQDKLQHSLKLSSSALCWRKHVQHSLAIKMDSCKP
- the LOC141892135 gene encoding glyoxylate/hydroxypyruvate reductase A-like isoform X2 — its product is MRNNCLSMRSCSNNSLQWLKPRTKAWKRGVAHLGKMAAASGLRKVTAVYVCSAVPNLASYLSKRLPHVEIINVPVGCSEDKLQDAKIVVADFKMAWHPSKLLQLEWLQLTSAGVDQVIEKISQQPAGSYAVTRFGGVFGPHLAQYVIGHIISWERGFKKMRADQQTHKWDEIWRREYKYRLMSELSIGILGLGDIGRVVAEACKSLGMTVWGVGCQEKAQKRSCVDQYRTMSNLPEVLQSCDFVCNILPSTPATKNLLSGNVLESGKDNSPVFINVGRGDIIDEKSLVYALDQGWISGAILDVFEAEPLPKESALWEKPQVVITPHIASVSFPEQLADFFSENVSLYERGEQLKFLVDVERGY